The Candidatus Thermokryptus mobilis genome contains a region encoding:
- the ribH gene encoding 6,7-dimethyl-8-ribityllumazine synthase, with protein sequence MPTFEGKLIAKGLKFGIVVSRFNELVTSKLLDGALDCLKRHDAEEKDIDIFFCPGSFEIPLVAKKIALTGKYDALICLGAVIRGETPHFDYIANEVSKGIAQVQLETGTPIAFGILTTDDVEQALNRAGIKSGNKGWDAALTAIEMANLLKQIKK encoded by the coding sequence ATGCCAACCTTTGAAGGCAAGCTCATAGCAAAGGGGTTAAAATTTGGGATCGTTGTAAGCAGATTTAATGAACTTGTCACATCAAAACTTCTTGATGGAGCGCTTGATTGCCTCAAAAGACACGACGCCGAAGAAAAAGACATTGACATTTTCTTTTGCCCTGGTTCATTTGAAATACCTCTTGTTGCGAAAAAAATCGCTTTGACAGGTAAATACGATGCTTTAATCTGCCTTGGTGCTGTCATACGAGGTGAGACCCCGCACTTTGATTACATCGCAAACGAGGTATCAAAAGGCATAGCACAAGTTCAACTTGAAACGGGAACCCCGATTGCCTTCGGGATTTTGACAACAGACGATGTTGAGCAAGCACTTAACAGAGCAGGGATAAAAAGCGGGAACAAGGGTTGGGACGCTGCATTGACCGCAATTGAAATGGCAAACCTCCTAAAGCAAATCAAAAAATAA
- a CDS encoding Crp/Fnr family transcriptional regulator, with product MGNDINFLRNVSIFEELPERDLEKIAKLGTRKKFSKGNIILMEDEIGSALFIIINGKVKVSRLDETGREAVLSILGPGEVFGEMSLLDGMKRSATCSALTDTEVLIIYRDDFLNLLHKYPQISISLLKELAQRLRKANMQIKSLSLKDAEGRVGCVLILLADELGKMYKGQVIVEEIPTQQDLANMAGTSRETVSRVMTKFEKQGLIKVEGRKLIILEYEKMKQMFK from the coding sequence ATGGGTAATGATATAAACTTTCTCCGCAATGTCTCAATTTTTGAGGAACTCCCCGAGCGAGACCTTGAAAAGATCGCAAAGCTTGGGACGAGGAAAAAGTTTTCAAAGGGAAATATAATTTTGATGGAGGACGAAATCGGTAGTGCTTTGTTTATAATCATCAACGGAAAGGTAAAGGTTTCAAGATTAGATGAAACGGGAAGAGAAGCTGTGCTTTCAATACTTGGTCCAGGAGAGGTCTTCGGAGAAATGTCCCTACTTGATGGGATGAAAAGATCCGCAACATGTTCTGCTCTTACTGATACGGAAGTTTTAATAATTTATAGGGATGACTTTTTAAATCTTTTACATAAGTATCCGCAAATATCCATCTCACTTTTGAAGGAATTGGCTCAAAGGTTGAGGAAAGCAAATATGCAAATTAAAAGTTTATCACTGAAAGATGCCGAAGGTCGCGTCGGTTGCGTTTTAATTTTATTAGCCGATGAGCTTGGGAAAATGTACAAAGGTCAAGTGATAGTTGAAGAAATCCCGACACAGCAGGACCTTGCAAATATGGCTGGAACATCAAGGGAAACCGTTTCAAGGGTTATGACAAAATTTGAAAAACAGGGACTGATAAAAGTTGAAGGAAGGAAACTTATAATTCTTGAGTATGAAAAAATGAAGCAAATGTTTAAGTGA
- the porZ gene encoding type IX secretion system anionic LPS delivery protein PorZ, with translation MKKAVLITLLLISQSFAQIGKWENYTDMKNVRKISPTDKAIFAGTEGGIFIFYPDLNKFEKILKVDGLFDVDVKVLTTDKNHIFIGFQNGVIDILTQSGHSYKVNRVFDIVNSPETDKGINFLKVYGDTLFIGTNFGLLTYRISKLEFIDTYRKIFPDVERVQVLDIEVKDDTIYIATSEGIARGYRFNPALVSPFGWNIWRKVGGFKSISVSKGEIYTGAQDGMFRLQGESFVKVFSSPVDKILNVGDSILIISGKSIHSFKNGNVNFISEAKDIINDVSIWRGKIIAGVRSSGVGILENGQWSFHYPEGPNGSQFSSMAVDNKGNLWAASSKFLGRGFYKFDGKKWKNFSKETFPNMSDDCYRVRIGEKYIWIGTWGGGLIRVDENDSLKIFSKQDGFMGVVEDTNFVVITDIAEQGNYTWILNYKARNLIILYLMRNDSLLTSFRNGFKPSDFYNIQIELDEKGKKWIVTEHGYILVFDDNGTPLDKSDDKWFNISTAHGLNGNPTVIRFDNRGDLWVGTAYGLNIITNIDDPLKPGSIRKIFSLRDFYINDIAVDGVNNKWIATKNGVFVLTPDGTSVIAQYDATNSPLLSDDVKSIAIDLNNGVIYFGTDKGLTSLRTAFAKPVDEFKTINFYPNPFRPKEDLNVIIDGLVSNSTIKIFTISGDLVRTLSTPGGRITSWDGKDEKGQYVPTGIYLIVAYNEDGTKVGIGKLAVLRD, from the coding sequence ATGAAAAAAGCCGTCCTTATAACCTTGCTTCTAATCTCACAATCATTTGCTCAAATCGGGAAATGGGAAAATTACACCGATATGAAAAATGTAAGAAAAATTAGTCCGACCGATAAAGCAATCTTCGCCGGAACAGAGGGTGGGATTTTCATCTTTTATCCTGACTTAAACAAATTTGAAAAAATTTTGAAAGTTGACGGTCTTTTTGATGTTGATGTGAAGGTTCTCACAACTGATAAAAACCACATATTCATCGGATTTCAAAACGGCGTAATTGATATATTAACTCAATCAGGTCATAGCTATAAAGTCAATCGCGTTTTTGACATAGTAAATTCACCTGAAACGGACAAAGGGATAAATTTTCTCAAAGTTTATGGAGATACATTGTTCATAGGGACGAACTTCGGGCTTTTAACCTACCGCATTTCAAAATTGGAATTCATTGACACTTACAGGAAAATTTTCCCCGATGTTGAAAGGGTTCAGGTCCTTGACATTGAGGTTAAAGATGATACAATCTATATAGCCACTTCCGAGGGAATAGCGAGAGGATATAGATTTAATCCGGCGCTTGTCTCACCTTTTGGATGGAATATCTGGCGAAAAGTTGGTGGATTTAAAAGTATAAGCGTTTCAAAAGGCGAAATTTACACCGGGGCTCAAGATGGGATGTTCCGCCTTCAAGGAGAAAGTTTTGTTAAAGTTTTTTCCTCACCCGTTGATAAAATTCTAAATGTCGGCGACTCAATTTTAATCATAAGCGGAAAATCAATACACTCATTTAAAAATGGCAATGTCAATTTTATTTCGGAAGCGAAAGATATAATCAACGATGTTTCCATCTGGCGCGGTAAAATAATCGCTGGTGTCAGATCAAGTGGCGTTGGAATCCTTGAAAATGGGCAATGGAGCTTTCATTATCCCGAAGGTCCAAATGGAAGTCAATTTTCAAGCATGGCTGTTGATAACAAAGGCAATTTATGGGCTGCTTCATCAAAATTTTTGGGGAGAGGATTTTATAAATTTGATGGGAAAAAATGGAAGAACTTCTCAAAGGAAACTTTCCCGAATATGTCAGACGATTGTTACAGGGTGAGGATCGGGGAAAAATACATCTGGATTGGGACTTGGGGTGGTGGTTTAATAAGAGTTGATGAAAATGACTCCTTGAAAATTTTCTCAAAACAAGATGGTTTCATGGGCGTCGTTGAAGATACAAATTTCGTCGTCATAACCGACATCGCAGAACAAGGCAATTACACCTGGATTTTAAATTACAAGGCGAGAAATTTGATAATTCTTTACCTGATGCGAAATGACTCTTTGCTTACTTCTTTCAGGAACGGCTTCAAGCCGAGTGATTTTTATAATATACAGATTGAATTGGATGAAAAAGGTAAAAAGTGGATTGTAACTGAACACGGATATATCTTGGTTTTTGACGATAATGGAACTCCGCTGGATAAAAGTGATGATAAATGGTTTAACATCTCAACGGCACATGGCTTAAACGGGAACCCGACGGTTATAAGATTTGACAATCGCGGTGACCTCTGGGTTGGAACCGCTTATGGACTTAACATAATCACAAATATAGACGATCCGCTTAAACCTGGAAGTATAAGGAAAATTTTTTCGCTTCGTGATTTTTACATAAATGACATTGCTGTTGACGGAGTGAACAATAAATGGATTGCTACAAAAAACGGCGTCTTCGTCCTCACACCTGACGGGACAAGCGTCATCGCACAATATGATGCGACAAATTCACCACTTCTAAGCGATGATGTCAAATCAATAGCAATTGACTTAAACAACGGCGTTATCTACTTTGGAACGGATAAAGGTTTAACAAGTTTGAGGACTGCATTCGCTAAGCCAGTTGATGAATTTAAGACGATAAATTTTTATCCAAATCCATTTCGTCCCAAAGAGGATTTAAATGTAATCATTGATGGCTTGGTTTCAAATTCAACGATAAAGATATTTACGATAAGTGGGGACCTTGTCAGAACATTATCAACTCCCGGGGGAAGAATAACATCTTGGGACGGCAAAGATGAAAAAGGACAATATGTCCCCACTGGAATTTATCTCATAGTCGCTTACAACGAAGATGGAACAAAAGTTGGGATTGGAAAATTAGCCGTTTTGAGAGATTAA
- a CDS encoding bifunctional folylpolyglutamate synthase/dihydrofolate synthase translates to MEHRKYLEVINYLYSLQRFGIKLGLHNIERLLKLLQNPEEKFTSIHIAGTNGKGSASSFIASILSSSGYKVGLYTSPHLVDFTERIRINGAPISRERVVEYVEILRDEIDLLKATFFEVTTAIAFKYFADEKVDFAVVEVGLGGRLDSTNVIKPAVSVITTVSFDHMDVLGETIEQISLEKAGIIKKGIPCVTGCEDERALGVIKKVADEKNSELVVLDEVAKFRLKGIEEKSIKFDLNTQKNFYSDLVTGVGGSFQLRNSALSILVYEKLCELGLAKFRSDFVYDGLLNVVRFSGLRGRFEILKEKPKVVADVAHNYPAICQLVSELGNFKRKRTLVLFGVMKDKEYEKMIKKLSEVADFAVATQPKIGRALNCKTIAEIFKRNNVEAIAIPDSDRAYDFILGEAGEDDLILVTGSHYLVGEVIAHIERRKIEILI, encoded by the coding sequence ATGGAGCATCGGAAATATCTTGAGGTGATAAATTATCTTTATTCGCTTCAGCGCTTTGGGATAAAACTTGGTTTGCATAATATTGAAAGATTGCTTAAATTACTGCAGAACCCGGAAGAAAAGTTCACCTCAATTCACATTGCTGGGACAAACGGTAAAGGTTCAGCATCATCTTTTATAGCGTCAATTTTAAGTTCATCTGGTTACAAAGTTGGTCTTTACACATCACCGCATCTTGTTGATTTCACGGAGAGGATACGCATCAATGGCGCACCGATATCAAGGGAAAGAGTTGTTGAATATGTTGAGATTTTGCGCGATGAAATAGATCTTTTAAAAGCTACCTTTTTTGAGGTAACGACGGCGATTGCATTTAAGTATTTTGCCGATGAGAAAGTTGATTTCGCCGTTGTAGAGGTTGGGCTTGGCGGGCGACTTGATTCAACAAATGTAATTAAACCCGCTGTTTCTGTGATTACTACTGTTTCATTTGACCATATGGATGTTCTTGGGGAAACGATTGAGCAGATATCTCTTGAGAAAGCGGGGATAATAAAAAAGGGAATCCCCTGTGTTACAGGATGTGAAGATGAAAGGGCTCTTGGTGTGATTAAGAAAGTTGCTGATGAGAAAAACTCCGAGCTTGTAGTTTTGGATGAAGTTGCTAAATTTAGATTGAAGGGGATTGAGGAAAAAAGTATAAAATTTGATTTGAATACACAGAAAAATTTTTATAGTGATCTTGTCACAGGGGTTGGCGGGAGCTTTCAGCTGAGAAATTCGGCGCTTTCAATTTTAGTTTATGAAAAACTCTGTGAGCTTGGATTAGCTAAGTTCAGAAGCGATTTCGTTTATGATGGGCTTTTAAATGTGGTTAGATTTTCGGGATTAAGGGGTCGTTTTGAAATTTTAAAGGAAAAGCCAAAAGTTGTAGCTGATGTCGCTCATAACTATCCAGCGATATGTCAACTCGTCTCGGAACTTGGAAATTTCAAACGAAAAAGGACACTTGTTTTGTTCGGTGTAATGAAGGACAAAGAATATGAAAAGATGATAAAGAAACTTTCTGAGGTTGCTGATTTTGCCGTTGCGACACAACCGAAAATTGGTCGTGCGCTTAACTGTAAAACAATCGCTGAAATTTTTAAGCGAAATAATGTTGAAGCGATTGCGATTCCTGATTCTGACAGGGCGTATGATTTTATCCTTGGTGAAGCAGGGGAGGACGATTTAATTTTGGTGACCGGTTCTCATTATCTTGTTGGTGAGGTGATCGCACACATTGAGAGGAGAAAAATTGAAATTTTAATTTAA
- a CDS encoding VTC domain-containing protein translates to MPRFEYKYLAKIDDIDLIREYTLNFSEPDIHMEKDCLPEYTVRSIYFDTSKFDLYNDKVEGLER, encoded by the coding sequence ATGCCAAGATTTGAATACAAATACCTTGCTAAAATTGATGATATTGATTTGATCAGGGAATATACTTTGAATTTTTCTGAGCCCGATATACATATGGAAAAAGATTGCTTACCTGAATACACAGTCAGAAGCATTTATTTTGATACATCTAAATTTGACCTTTATAATGACAAAGTTGAGGGACTTGAGAGATGA
- a CDS encoding HlyD family secretion protein, with product MNPKSTVLLLILIFAVIIFLPVEFESTLKFTGRLYPVREWILSRGADGELIASLHDYKNGALKSYSVSQVIRGDFAKFNLNAIPDIVKAGDTIGIFYSSEIEYQLARLRGLLDVEVATLELYLSGEKSAVVQEALKRYEQAKEQAESQRKIFERAKILYEKNLISLQEFEIAQTMLKVYETNVEIAKAQLENVSTGAKEEQVKVIKANIRMLQKEIEMLEKRLRDFVIISPISGVVNRTLSRDTIITIADTSELVFIFPIDLSDMPKIKLGQKVKVVEDPTLNGEVEKISESVKFINGHQVIFCTAVFKNGKTLLKPGTMITCSVSLGKMKLREMITNFLKSAFKNAKI from the coding sequence ATGAATCCAAAGTCAACGGTGCTTTTACTTATCTTAATTTTTGCAGTTATAATTTTTTTACCCGTTGAGTTTGAAAGCACGCTTAAGTTTACAGGTAGGTTATACCCTGTCAGGGAGTGGATTTTATCAAGAGGTGCGGACGGGGAACTTATAGCAAGCTTGCATGATTACAAAAATGGTGCTTTAAAATCCTATAGCGTCTCTCAGGTTATAAGAGGAGATTTTGCTAAGTTCAATTTAAACGCTATTCCAGATATAGTTAAAGCCGGGGATACGATAGGAATTTTTTATTCAAGCGAAATTGAATATCAGCTCGCACGACTTAGAGGTCTTCTTGATGTTGAGGTTGCAACACTTGAACTTTACCTTTCCGGTGAGAAATCAGCGGTGGTGCAAGAAGCTCTTAAACGCTATGAACAGGCAAAGGAACAAGCGGAATCACAGAGAAAAATTTTTGAAAGGGCAAAAATTCTTTATGAAAAAAATTTGATCTCCCTTCAAGAATTTGAAATAGCTCAAACGATGCTTAAGGTCTATGAAACAAATGTAGAAATAGCAAAAGCACAGCTTGAAAATGTTTCAACTGGAGCAAAGGAAGAGCAGGTAAAAGTAATTAAAGCAAACATAAGAATGCTCCAAAAGGAAATAGAAATGCTTGAAAAAAGGTTGAGAGATTTTGTTATAATCTCACCGATATCAGGCGTAGTAAATAGAACGCTATCACGGGACACGATCATAACTATTGCTGATACATCTGAGCTGGTGTTTATATTTCCAATAGATTTAAGCGATATGCCGAAGATAAAACTGGGACAAAAAGTGAAAGTTGTAGAAGACCCAACGCTTAATGGTGAGGTTGAAAAAATTTCGGAAAGTGTTAAATTTATAAACGGTCATCAAGTTATTTTCTGCACGGCGGTTTTCAAAAATGGGAAAACGCTTTTAAAACCAGGGACAATGATTACCTGTTCAGTTTCGCTTGGGAAAATGAAACTGAGGGAAATGATAACAAACTTTTTAAAGTCGGCTTTTAAAAATGCCAAGATTTGA
- the rho gene encoding transcription termination factor Rho, which produces MDIAELQSKKVAELQKIAKELGVTGYSDLKKQELIMKILEKMQEQRVTTGEAEEGEEQNGVIFGKGVLEILPDGYGFLRSANYSYLPSPDDIYVSPSQIKKFNLKTGDTVAGQVRPPKEGERFYALLRIDTVNGLAPEKARERILFENLTPLYPTKRIRLETVPGEYSMRILDLFAPIGKGQRGLIVSPPKAGKTVLLQKMANSIMRNHPEVKLIVLLIDERPEEVTDMERSVGPDVEVISSTFDEPPERHMQVADMVLEKAKRLVESGKDVVILLDSLTRLARASNLVTPHSGRILSGGIDASALIKPKKFFGAARDTEEAGSLTIIATALIETGSRMDEVIFEEFKGTGNMEVVLTRELADRRIFPAIDINKTGTRKEELLLEPEELNRVWILRKILSEMSPVEAMEFLLEHMKGTRNNKEFLKSMSS; this is translated from the coding sequence ATGGACATTGCAGAATTGCAGTCCAAGAAGGTTGCTGAGCTTCAAAAAATTGCAAAGGAGCTCGGCGTCACAGGTTATAGTGATTTGAAAAAACAGGAGCTTATAATGAAGATTCTTGAGAAGATGCAAGAGCAGAGGGTGACGACTGGAGAAGCTGAGGAGGGCGAGGAGCAAAACGGAGTTATCTTTGGCAAGGGGGTTCTTGAAATTTTGCCTGATGGATATGGTTTCTTAAGGTCTGCAAATTATAGCTATCTTCCTTCGCCGGATGATATTTATGTGTCGCCGTCGCAGATCAAGAAATTCAATTTGAAAACTGGGGACACTGTGGCTGGTCAAGTCCGCCCGCCGAAAGAAGGGGAAAGATTTTATGCTCTTTTGAGAATTGATACAGTTAACGGTCTTGCTCCAGAAAAAGCCAGGGAGAGAATCCTATTTGAAAATCTCACACCGCTTTATCCGACGAAAAGAATCCGCCTTGAGACGGTCCCTGGAGAATATTCAATGAGAATACTTGATCTTTTCGCTCCAATTGGCAAAGGTCAGCGTGGTTTGATTGTGTCGCCACCAAAAGCGGGAAAAACAGTATTGCTTCAAAAGATGGCAAACAGCATAATGAGGAATCACCCGGAGGTGAAATTGATAGTTCTTCTCATTGATGAGCGCCCGGAAGAGGTCACGGATATGGAGCGCTCTGTTGGACCAGATGTTGAGGTAATAAGCTCAACTTTTGATGAACCGCCAGAAAGGCATATGCAGGTTGCTGATATGGTCCTTGAAAAAGCGAAGCGACTCGTTGAGTCGGGCAAAGATGTAGTTATACTTCTTGACAGTTTGACCCGTCTTGCAAGGGCAAGCAACCTCGTGACGCCACACAGTGGTAGAATTCTCTCGGGTGGTATTGATGCAAGTGCATTGATAAAACCGAAAAAATTCTTCGGCGCAGCTCGTGATACTGAAGAAGCGGGCAGCTTGACCATCATAGCAACCGCTTTGATTGAAACGGGAAGCAGAATGGATGAGGTTATATTTGAAGAGTTCAAGGGAACGGGTAATATGGAAGTTGTTTTGACAAGAGAACTTGCCGACAGAAGGATATTCCCAGCAATTGACATCAATAAAACAGGAACAAGGAAGGAAGAACTTCTTCTTGAGCCAGAAGAACTCAATCGTGTTTGGATTTTGAGGAAGATTTTAAGCGAGATGTCCCCAGTTGAAGCGATGGAATTCTTACTTGAACATATGAAAGGGACAAGGAATAATAAGGAATTTTTGAAGTCAATGAGCAGTTGA
- a CDS encoding CotH kinase family protein, whose translation MREKIVWDLYKRFGTVTPETYYVNIYINDKNYGLYLFIERINKTFELMPEKYGFNRGGTMYQPYDATHCGDLFIPTDTTDYYRCYEKQFPADSNYSDLIQLINQINTTPTENFHILVDSLFYGDCVTDWLVLNALTSSGDTYNKNYYLYHDSVLNKWLIIPWDYDLTFGRNGDFNLPYPLDLLNDNFTYWYPPNTTGPDNALKSKFFQNPILRARFNQKIDSLLRYEFTEAKMYPYIDSLKNLIKEYVYKDEFKWGTNQEFEEQVEALKYFITARKFYLYKWLSNYWPGEENRATLKITQTDTVYHFVDKIGRLLASVWLYEAIGLDSLTVEVFPDSTAPALPSYVLPDKFVSRFYKITPHPQNARFKLKLRVEYLQEFLSRTEVGSGIADERFLKLHYFDGYSWRELDTKVNAYANTLTVDSLTEKEITGTILCAFLPQEYKQIWNKVDFKTWNKLHKVRFFDDKVGYIIGETSSIYMTTDAGNSWRLFSMGKQIPFKDIAFSDSSVFVVGYQGLLYKSKVADTIWVQIPFVTNNLTRIEFFNRSKYGVILTADSGIYFTRDAGNSWIHLTLDGNDIAMFDTNSFYLARNGSILSVTGSDTASILIAPVNFNLIRRENISGKILLSGDGKVYAGNILNWFESNLGVGIKDAKFIDSLRIFIAGESGRIFYSKDGGKTWHLQPIGSTLDIYSIDFIDSLQGWATGISGLVLSTKSGGITLIQEDKSNIPKKFVLHQNYPNPFNSTTVISFEIPNPGWVAVEIYDVLGRKVKTLYSGHTEPGQYQLHFDAKDIASGVYFYVLRAEKTLIAKKMVLIK comes from the coding sequence ATGAGGGAAAAAATCGTTTGGGATTTATACAAACGATTTGGCACCGTAACGCCAGAAACATACTATGTGAATATATACATCAACGATAAAAATTACGGGCTTTATCTTTTCATTGAGAGGATAAATAAGACATTTGAACTTATGCCGGAAAAATATGGTTTCAACCGTGGCGGGACCATGTATCAACCCTATGATGCAACACATTGTGGAGACCTTTTCATCCCAACAGATACCACGGATTATTACAGATGTTATGAGAAACAATTTCCAGCCGATAGCAATTATTCTGATTTAATTCAATTGATAAATCAAATTAACACAACACCAACCGAAAACTTTCACATCCTCGTTGACAGTTTATTTTACGGTGATTGCGTCACAGATTGGTTAGTTCTCAATGCGCTCACAAGTAGCGGAGACACATATAACAAGAATTATTACCTTTACCATGACTCTGTTTTAAACAAATGGCTTATCATACCGTGGGATTATGATTTAACATTTGGGAGAAATGGTGATTTCAATCTTCCATATCCGCTTGACCTTTTAAATGATAACTTCACATATTGGTATCCACCAAATACTACAGGACCGGATAATGCGCTGAAGTCAAAATTTTTCCAAAACCCAATTTTGCGTGCAAGGTTTAACCAAAAGATTGATTCTCTCTTGCGCTATGAATTTACCGAAGCAAAGATGTATCCTTATATTGACTCATTGAAAAATTTGATAAAAGAGTATGTTTATAAAGATGAATTCAAATGGGGGACAAATCAGGAATTTGAGGAACAAGTTGAGGCGTTGAAATATTTCATCACCGCAAGAAAATTTTACCTTTACAAATGGCTTTCAAATTACTGGCCTGGTGAGGAAAACCGTGCTACTTTGAAAATCACTCAAACAGATACAGTTTATCATTTCGTTGATAAAATCGGACGACTTCTCGCAAGCGTTTGGTTATATGAAGCAATTGGACTTGATAGCTTGACTGTTGAAGTTTTTCCCGATAGCACCGCTCCAGCACTTCCAAGTTATGTTTTGCCTGATAAATTTGTCAGCAGATTTTATAAAATCACACCACACCCGCAGAACGCACGATTTAAATTAAAATTAAGGGTTGAATATCTTCAAGAATTTTTAAGCAGGACAGAAGTTGGGTCTGGGATTGCTGACGAGCGATTCCTTAAACTTCACTACTTTGATGGATATTCCTGGCGTGAGCTTGACACAAAAGTAAATGCCTATGCAAATACTTTGACCGTTGACTCACTTACCGAAAAAGAAATAACAGGCACAATTTTATGTGCCTTTCTTCCACAAGAATATAAACAGATATGGAATAAAGTTGACTTTAAGACCTGGAATAAACTCCACAAAGTAAGATTTTTTGATGATAAAGTCGGTTACATAATTGGAGAGACAAGTTCAATCTATATGACAACCGATGCCGGTAATTCATGGCGGTTATTTTCAATGGGAAAACAAATTCCTTTCAAAGATATCGCGTTTTCTGACTCAAGCGTTTTTGTCGTCGGTTATCAGGGTTTGCTTTATAAATCAAAGGTTGCTGATACGATATGGGTCCAGATTCCATTTGTAACAAATAACTTGACAAGGATTGAATTCTTCAACCGCTCAAAATACGGCGTTATACTTACTGCGGATTCAGGAATATATTTCACACGAGATGCCGGCAACTCATGGATACATCTAACCCTTGACGGAAATGATATAGCGATGTTTGACACTAACTCGTTCTACCTTGCGCGCAACGGCTCAATTTTATCTGTAACTGGATCTGATACAGCGTCAATTTTAATTGCCCCTGTAAATTTTAATCTGATCAGGCGTGAAAATATATCAGGAAAAATTTTACTATCGGGCGATGGAAAAGTTTATGCTGGGAATATATTAAACTGGTTTGAAAGCAACCTTGGCGTGGGAATAAAAGATGCGAAGTTCATTGACAGCTTGCGCATCTTTATAGCTGGAGAATCGGGGCGAATCTTTTATTCAAAGGATGGTGGTAAAACTTGGCATCTTCAACCGATCGGTTCTACACTTGATATATACTCAATTGATTTCATTGATAGCTTGCAGGGTTGGGCTACTGGAATCTCCGGGCTTGTCCTTTCAACTAAATCCGGTGGAATAACATTGATACAGGAGGACAAATCCAACATCCCGAAGAAATTCGTGCTTCATCAAAATTATCCAAACCCATTTAACAGCACAACTGTGATTTCATTTGAAATCCCAAATCCTGGCTGGGTTGCAGTTGAAATTTACGATGTCCTCGGACGAAAAGTTAAAACATTATACTCAGGTCATACCGAACCCGGACAATATCAGCTTCACTTTGACGCAAAGGATATCGCAAGCGGAGTTTACTTTTATGTGCTCAGAGCTGAAAAAACATTAATAGCAAAGAAAATGGTCCTGATAAAGTGA
- a CDS encoding PHP domain-containing protein → MKVDLHLHTYFSDGIYSPAQVVMKAKESGLDIISIADHDTTEGLDEAIEVGKELGIEVIPGIELSSSINGTDIHILGYFIDWHDEVFQTHLRVFRELRVQRAKRIVEKLNALDIPLEFESVIEIAKNSSISRVHIASALVKYGFVNDFYEAFNKYLGVGCPAYEKNIDLSPRKAIRLISEVGGLSFIAHPGKYISEVDLATLIELGIDGIEVIHPSHNDELVNYYRSIADEYFLLESGGSDFHGGLRNDENCLGKYTVPYKFVETMKKRLNLK, encoded by the coding sequence GTGAAAGTTGACCTGCACCTACATACATATTTTTCGGATGGGATATATTCCCCAGCGCAAGTTGTGATGAAAGCAAAGGAAAGCGGTTTGGATATAATAAGCATTGCCGACCACGACACGACAGAGGGACTTGATGAAGCAATTGAAGTTGGAAAGGAACTTGGGATTGAGGTCATCCCTGGAATTGAATTAAGCTCAAGCATAAACGGAACAGACATACACATACTTGGCTACTTTATAGATTGGCACGATGAGGTTTTTCAAACTCATTTAAGAGTTTTCCGCGAACTTAGAGTCCAAAGGGCTAAAAGAATAGTTGAGAAGTTAAATGCACTTGACATCCCGCTTGAATTTGAGAGTGTAATTGAGATCGCAAAAAACTCCTCTATAAGTAGGGTTCATATAGCGAGTGCTCTTGTAAAATACGGTTTCGTCAATGATTTTTACGAGGCGTTCAACAAATATCTTGGTGTTGGTTGCCCAGCTTATGAAAAAAACATTGACCTTTCTCCAAGGAAAGCGATAAGATTAATTTCAGAGGTTGGGGGATTGTCATTTATCGCTCACCCCGGAAAATATATAAGCGAAGTTGACCTTGCGACATTGATAGAACTTGGAATTGACGGCATAGAGGTGATACATCCCTCACATAATGATGAACTTGTGAATTATTATCGTTCAATAGCGGATGAATACTTCCTGCTTGAAAGTGGTGGATCGGATTTCCATGGTGGATTGAGAAATGATGAAAATTGCCTTGGGAAATACACAGTTCCATATAAATTTGTTGAGACGATGAAAAAAAGGTTGAATTTAAAATAA